The nucleotide window AATATCTTTAATACCCGCTAACATTAATACGGATAGTGGATAATAGATCATCGGTTTATCATAAACAGGCAATAATTGTTTTGATACGACTTTTGTTAACGGATAAAGTCTTGTACCACTGCCACCTGCCAGTATAATACCTTTCACTAAAGCCAACTCCTCTTTTTTAATTTTTCAACCTTCACTATTATAAAGAACGATGTCATAAAAAGACAAATAAGAGACAAATCGTTACAAAAACTTAATTTAGTGTTTGAAACCAACAATAGCCGAAATAGTGCCTAACCTGCCTTTTAGCTGTGTGGATAAAGAACGCTTTTTCATTCCGGTGACATTACCACCATGACGTACATATTTCATTAAAGCTTGATTAATAAAAACAATTTTCTTCTTTTTCTTCATACAAACAAGTGCAATCCATTGATCGTGCATTTCAATTTTCTTAGGAAACGGCAGAATGGACGGCACTAAATCCTTTCTAAATGCCATAAATGCTCCCGTATAGGCGTTTTTTAAAATATTCCCAAAAATTCCTTGGTTTATGTTATTGTGGTTATAATTATTCCATGATGGGTCAAGGACCTGTAAATCTCCATCAACTACGACAGCATCGTGGAACACAAGATCCGCCTTTTTTTCCTCAAATGCATGTAAAACTACTTCCACTTTATTATCTTCCCACAAATCATCCTGGTCACATAGAAAAAGGATATCTCCTGTTGCAAAAGATATCGCCTTTTCAAAGCTCTTAATTGCACCTAAATTATTTTCATTAATATGGACCTGCACTCTTCTTCCATAGGTTTCCCTAATCACTTCAACCGTGTTATCCTTTGAACGGTCATCTATAATAATAATTTCATCGTCGGGACCAAGCTGCTTCAACACTGTATCAAGCTGACGAACAACAAATTGCGCTCCATTATATGTTGCCATACAAACAGATATCTTCATTTGCAAAAACTCCCTCTTATATAGAAAAAAGCCGTTTAAGTGTGTACATCGCAATTTTCTTGTTTTTCACAGTTAGCACTTGTTTAAGGAAGCGCTTAGCGAGCTGGGCCCGATAGGATGGAAACAAGTCTTTTTTAAAATTTTGATAAAAATTGTATTCTGCATCCAAAATACTTTGATACCGTTTTAGTGGGACTCGACTATAATCCATAACTGACAGCTCGTGTTCAAGAACAACATCCAGTACCAAAACCTTCTTCCCTCTTGCATAAATCTCAAAAAACAACCAATGATCCAAATAGTCTAATGGAAATACTTCATTAAAACCATTTAGCTCGTTTAAAAAACCCACTCGGATTAAAGCTCCAGAATTAATCGCCATAACTGGCCTCTTCTCCTGAATTCCAGATTTAGGCGGTTCCTCCTGCAGTGGGCGTAAAGAATGACTGTATACAGGTGAGATCATCTTATTTTCACTACAAATTTTGGGTACAACAGCTGCAATATCACTAGATACATCAGGCACATTTAGAACCTCAATTAAATAATCGTCTGTCAAATCAGTATCATGATCAAGTAACAGAAGCCACTGACTGCCATTTTCCTTAGCCACAGCCCAAGCATAATTATAGGCTGCAGCGATTCCCAAATTTCGCGGGTCATGATTATATGAGATATGTATCCCCTCATAATTAAGGGGCGAGAAGTCTTGTTTCACAGGACTATTATCATAAAGAATCAATTCAATTTCGTTGAATAACTCTTTTTTCGAAAACAATGATGACTTTAACGTCCGAAATGTTTTACTTTCTTCAGGCTTTTGCTTATAAAAGACGATGACCATCGTTATTTTCATAATAATTCCTCTTTTAAACTTAATTCTCTCTTATTTTGAGAAGCCACGAGCAAAATTAAGAAGAAACTGATGCCAATGGGATTGTTAATAAATGGATTGATGTTCGTTAATAATAAAATACCCATAAAAACTGCCAACAACGAAACATCTAGAGATGTAAGCTTTTGACCCTTTTTATAAGCAATATAATAATTGTAATAAATCATTAAAAATAGAAATGCCCAAGTTGCGAATCCAATTAACCCTTGCTCCAATAAAATATCAAGAAAGCTCATTTCAATTCCGGTAATTCTACCTGCAATTTCTGTTCCATATCCAGTTCCAACGATGAGATTTGTCGGGTGGACTAGTAATTCTTTTGAAGCAGTAATAAATTCCATTCGGGCATTAACACTGACATCATTCACTTCCGTCTTTACCTGACTGCCTTTTTTACTACTTGATACAGTATGGTTAGACGGAGCTTCATCAACAACTGCCACTTCAAAACGCTCCAATGTCATATATTTATATAAGAATGGCACTGCCAACAATATGAGTAAAGAAATGGCAAACTTTCTAATAAACTGCGGGGACTGGATCAATTTTTTAATTTTCCTTGATAATCCTTTTATTGGGTCGACAATCACTTTGACATCCAGAATAATAATCAAGAATACACTTAGCATAAATGCGAGTAAAAACCCTCTTGTTTCTGACCATAGAACAGAAATTGAACCTATTATGACAAGCGTAAAATTCAGTTTACTGTAATCTCTGTTCAATAGATCATTTAGTGCAATAATGAGACCGACTAACACGAAAAAATGGCTTTTATAGAATACACTTTTACTTGGCCTAAAGAATAAATCATCGTTCATCAGCCAGTTCATAAAGTCATAATAAGGTTTGAAATCTGCCGCAAAAATTGTTTTCCCCAATAAAGAAACGACAATCGTAAAAATCGCCACCACTACTGCGCTATACTTCAATATAGTGATAATTCGCCCGATTGAAAAGCGTTCCTTTGAAATATAGTAAGCTAAAGGGAAATAGAGGACAAAATAGGAAACCCTAAAGAAGTCCGTAATAATAGCTCCCAGCGGATGCCCATTTAAGAAGCCAACAATACTGCTGAACACAAACCAGCCAATTAAGGCATACACCCCAATTGTTACCGGGTTAAACCTAAAGAAGGTGTTTACTTCTTTATTAAATATTGCCTTTTCCTTCAGAATTCGATACAAAAAAACTGCTAACAAAAGAAGAAATAATACCTGACGAATGGAGATCACTCCAAAATCAATCAGCCTTCCTCCACCGCCTACAAATACCTCGATAAAAAAGATTGTTAATAATCCCTTTTCAAATTTATTCATAATACTAACCCTCTCCTACCACCTTGCATGTCACTTTTTCGACTCTATTCAATATTCGCCTGAAAAAATAACATATATTTTCTCTTTATTATCATTAATAATTGAAGCTTTTATTAAATAAGCTTTTTCCATTTACCCAGAAATTTAAAACCATCTCCAGCCCCACTTATTGAAATATTGATACA belongs to Neobacillus sp. OS1-2 and includes:
- a CDS encoding glycosyltransferase, producing the protein MKITMVIVFYKQKPEESKTFRTLKSSLFSKKELFNEIELILYDNSPVKQDFSPLNYEGIHISYNHDPRNLGIAAAYNYAWAVAKENGSQWLLLLDHDTDLTDDYLIEVLNVPDVSSDIAAVVPKICSENKMISPVYSHSLRPLQEEPPKSGIQEKRPVMAINSGALIRVGFLNELNGFNEVFPLDYLDHWLFFEIYARGKKVLVLDVVLEHELSVMDYSRVPLKRYQSILDAEYNFYQNFKKDLFPSYRAQLAKRFLKQVLTVKNKKIAMYTLKRLFSI
- a CDS encoding glycosyltransferase encodes the protein MKISVCMATYNGAQFVVRQLDTVLKQLGPDDEIIIIDDRSKDNTVEVIRETYGRRVQVHINENNLGAIKSFEKAISFATGDILFLCDQDDLWEDNKVEVVLHAFEEKKADLVFHDAVVVDGDLQVLDPSWNNYNHNNINQGIFGNILKNAYTGAFMAFRKDLVPSILPFPKKIEMHDQWIALVCMKKKKKIVFINQALMKYVRHGGNVTGMKKRSLSTQLKGRLGTISAIVGFKH